The Streptomyces vinaceus genome contains the following window.
TCAAGGTGTGGGAGAACGCGGCCCTGCCGCTGCTGGTATCCGGCGCCTCCCACCGCACCGCCAAGGCCGCCGCCTGCGAATGGCTGGACCGGCTCGACATCGGCGCCTTCGCCCGCAAGCGCCCCGGCGCGCTGACCCGCGCCGAGTCCCAGCGGGTCGCGCTGGCCCGGGCCCTGGTCAAGGAGCCCTCGGTGGTCTTCGCCGACGAGCCCACCGCCCCCCTGCACCGCGCCGAGCGCGCCCTGCTCCTGCGTACGCTCACCACCGCGGCCCGCTCGCACGGGATCACCGTGCTGCTGGCCACCCACGACGAGGAGAGCGCGGCCGTCGCCGACCGCCGGGTCGAACTGCTCGACGGGCGGCCCGCCGCGGCCGCGGCCGCGGCCGCCGACGGCGCCCTCGGTGCGAACGGCGC
Protein-coding sequences here:
- a CDS encoding ABC transporter ATP-binding protein, whose protein sequence is MVAPPDNAPPDNDVLWARSVHYSHGGSPGLIGVSVGVRQGEVLALTGPRGSGKTTLLRCLSGHLVPEQGEIWFNSVPVHTMGPVARERLRRDRFGWIGPDPQLLPELKVWENAALPLLVSGASHRTAKAAACEWLDRLDIGAFARKRPGALTRAESQRVALARALVKEPSVVFADEPTAPLHRAERALLLRTLTTAARSHGITVLLATHDEESAAVADRRVELLDGRPAAAAAAAADGALGANGADGPSDETPEGQAACSLSA